In a genomic window of Xylophilus rhododendri:
- a CDS encoding YchJ family protein, with amino-acid sequence MTVPDPCPCGRTDARRKTLSYAACCGRWLEHFDTAPAPDAEALMRSRYSAFVLEREAYLLATWHADFRPASLSFDPGTRWLGLEVRSFQAIDADHAEVSFVARQRDAGGRAHRLEENSRFVRELGRWYYRDGDLGPGHPKAAQR; translated from the coding sequence ATGACCGTGCCCGATCCCTGTCCCTGCGGCCGCACCGACGCCCGCCGCAAAACCCTGTCCTATGCCGCCTGCTGCGGCCGCTGGCTGGAGCATTTCGACACCGCGCCCGCGCCGGATGCCGAAGCCCTCATGCGTTCACGCTACAGCGCCTTCGTGCTGGAGCGCGAGGCCTATCTGCTGGCCACCTGGCATGCGGATTTCCGGCCCGCATCCTTGTCCTTCGACCCGGGTACCCGCTGGCTCGGGCTGGAGGTGCGCAGCTTCCAGGCCATCGATGCCGACCATGCGGAGGTGAGCTTCGTGGCCCGCCAGCGCGATGCCGGCGGCCGGGCGCACCGGCTGGAGGAGAACAGCCGTTTCGTGCGCGAGTTGGGGCGCTGGTATTACCGGGATGGCGACCTGGGGCCGGGCCATCCCAAGGCGGCTCAGAGGTAG